The following proteins are co-located in the Stieleria sp. JC731 genome:
- a CDS encoding glycine zipper domain-containing protein — protein sequence MKPCVRFGFAAVLCLSTIQTAMGQANKQRGVALGGLAGAIAGGIIGDHNDEAGAGAAIGGVVGAVAGGILGNAADKEAQIQQQRSAYYHAQQQQAAAQQQAIAMQSAVTLQDVISMSRSGLSDQVIMNQVRQRGFIGKISVSDIIALHQQGVSENVITALQSANTSPAPVQVSRPAPVQPSPVVIERHYQQPSPVIIEEHVLRSYPRPHYYHHHRGGRGSFYIYH from the coding sequence ATGAAACCTTGTGTACGGTTCGGCTTTGCCGCGGTTCTGTGCCTTTCCACCATCCAAACAGCGATGGGACAGGCGAACAAGCAACGTGGTGTCGCGTTGGGTGGGCTTGCCGGCGCGATCGCAGGTGGCATCATTGGCGACCATAATGATGAAGCAGGTGCGGGAGCTGCCATCGGTGGTGTCGTCGGCGCGGTTGCCGGTGGCATCCTGGGAAACGCGGCTGACAAAGAAGCTCAGATCCAACAACAGCGTTCCGCCTACTACCACGCTCAGCAGCAACAAGCCGCGGCTCAGCAGCAGGCGATCGCAATGCAATCCGCGGTTACTCTGCAAGACGTCATCAGCATGAGCCGTTCAGGTCTAAGCGACCAAGTGATCATGAACCAAGTCCGCCAACGCGGCTTCATTGGCAAGATCAGCGTCAGTGACATCATCGCATTGCATCAACAAGGTGTCAGCGAGAACGTGATCACAGCATTGCAATCAGCGAACACGTCACCTGCGCCCGTTCAGGTTTCGCGTCCGGCTCCAGTGCAGCCATCGCCAGTTGTGATTGAGCGCCATTATCAACAGCCTTCGCCGGTCATCATCGAAGAGCACGTATTGCGGTCCTATCCTCGCCCACACTACTACCATCATCATCGTGGTGGTCGAGGTTCGTTCTACATCTATCACTGA
- a CDS encoding ABC transporter permease subunit, with the protein MYILENPVLQRELLVNLRTKRAFVLLGLYQLLLATVVIAAWPNDQRLDLTSTPPSATKLVNLFFLGQYVIASLMAPSFAAGTIAGEKERKTYEMLLASPLRPGAVVLGKMVASLTHLGMLIIGSLPIIVLCLPLGGVHVYEVLAAYFGLIVSVVLFGAIGVLCSSYFPRTSSALVVSYLAILPLVIGACVFWASLGDDGYLRLRIATVVFPAFGLTAVILMGSAAAGRMLYPPDVGSEGKEVIDLEKEAEEAVGLVIQPDQFPDRLFAPPKKDEMMADGANPVYDKELHSEIFSQGTLMLRLVIQISILLAIPMMGYFLFFQQHQAPWFCVYVIVFNMLVGPSFLAGSITSERERQTLDLLLTTPLSPVQILWGKFIVRFRISLVLTGFLLWPLLLGAALNTAFWSNLISVGLMFLIVGVVCLVNCVVALTCSMFARKTSIALLTTYAVLLLLYVVPPSLSIVTRMLNMPDETITNIDWTGVTSPFSTLFWLPLNEDLVPDNKLVNDGFVSGVIGYFVFSAILVLAASAAMLVRLRGRKGLSDG; encoded by the coding sequence ATGTACATCCTTGAGAATCCTGTGCTGCAGCGAGAGTTGCTTGTCAACCTTCGCACCAAGCGAGCCTTTGTGTTATTGGGATTGTACCAATTGCTTCTCGCGACGGTCGTGATCGCCGCTTGGCCCAACGATCAGCGTCTGGACCTGACCAGTACTCCGCCTTCGGCAACCAAGTTGGTGAACCTGTTCTTTCTGGGCCAATATGTGATCGCATCGTTGATGGCGCCAAGCTTTGCTGCCGGAACGATCGCGGGGGAGAAGGAACGCAAAACGTACGAGATGCTGCTTGCCAGTCCCCTGCGTCCGGGCGCCGTTGTGCTGGGGAAAATGGTGGCTTCGTTAACCCACCTGGGCATGTTGATTATCGGGTCGCTGCCGATCATTGTGCTATGCCTGCCTTTGGGTGGCGTCCACGTGTATGAGGTGCTTGCGGCCTACTTCGGCCTGATCGTTTCGGTGGTCTTGTTCGGAGCGATCGGCGTGTTGTGCAGCAGTTACTTTCCTCGAACAAGTAGCGCCCTTGTCGTCAGCTATCTCGCAATTTTGCCGCTGGTCATCGGTGCCTGTGTGTTTTGGGCATCCCTGGGTGACGACGGATACTTGCGTCTTCGAATTGCCACCGTGGTCTTCCCTGCTTTTGGACTGACCGCTGTGATTTTGATGGGTTCCGCTGCGGCAGGCCGGATGCTTTATCCACCTGATGTCGGCAGCGAAGGCAAAGAAGTGATCGACCTGGAGAAGGAGGCCGAAGAAGCAGTCGGACTTGTGATTCAGCCTGACCAATTTCCCGATCGTTTGTTTGCGCCGCCAAAGAAAGACGAGATGATGGCCGATGGTGCCAACCCGGTCTACGACAAGGAACTCCACAGCGAGATCTTTAGCCAAGGGACGTTGATGTTGCGTCTGGTCATCCAGATCAGCATCCTGCTAGCGATCCCGATGATGGGTTATTTCTTGTTCTTCCAACAGCATCAAGCACCCTGGTTTTGCGTTTACGTCATCGTTTTCAACATGCTGGTCGGTCCGTCGTTTTTAGCCGGTAGTATTACCAGCGAACGAGAGCGTCAGACCCTGGATTTGCTTCTGACCACTCCGTTGTCGCCGGTCCAGATTCTGTGGGGCAAGTTCATCGTCCGATTCCGTATCTCGCTTGTTCTGACAGGTTTCCTGCTTTGGCCGCTGCTGTTGGGCGCGGCACTGAACACTGCGTTTTGGTCGAACCTGATTTCGGTCGGACTGATGTTCTTGATTGTCGGAGTGGTTTGTTTGGTCAATTGTGTCGTGGCGCTGACATGTTCAATGTTCGCCCGCAAGACTTCGATCGCATTGTTGACGACTTATGCTGTCTTGTTACTGCTGTACGTTGTCCCGCCATCCCTGTCCATCGTCACTCGGATGCTGAACATGCCGGACGAAACGATCACGAACATCGACTGGACTGGGGTCACGAGTCCATTTTCGACGTTGTTTTGGCTTCCATTGAACGAAGACCTTGTCCCCGATAACAAGCTTGTAAACGATGGTTTCGTTAGCGGTGTCATCGGTTACTTCGTTTTCAGCGCAATCCTCGTGCTAGCCGCCTCAGCAGCAATGCTGGTTCGACTGCGGGGAAGAAAAGGCCTATCAGACGGCTAG